In Miscanthus floridulus cultivar M001 chromosome 8, ASM1932011v1, whole genome shotgun sequence, the sequence TTAACAACTTAACTTCCACACGGAATTGCAGCAAGACAACAAGTACCATAAACATCTTAATCAGAACTGATTCCAACTTCCCAAATATAAACATCCCATCAATCAGAACTTCCGAAATCTGTTACAAGTACCTAGCTTGCACAAATACTACTAATTCTGATGGAAGTGGTCCTACACATTCATTCTCATGGAACTTTCCACAACAAGAGAGGCAGCAGGATTCAGATCCAGATTCAGACCAGGTCGCTCTACCATCCGGCCTAGCACTTGCCCTCTTTCTTACCATCTATAGAACACCTGACGCAATCACCACCTGAGGGCACCTAGCTACAAGCTAGTACATCAAGCAAAAGGGACAACAGTTCTTTTTTTTCCCAAATTTCCGAGTGGATTCTGCAGCCACACTAAAATGCATGACCCTTTCCACGAAAATCACCCCCAGATCTACGCGGTCCTAGCGTCGTAGCAATCAGAGGCATTCGCTGTGTGCAAGCAGTAGTACCAAAAGCAATCAAGCAAGCGATCGAGCTAGCAGAGGATGAGAGGAGAGCTGCGGTGGGGCAGGTCGGGGTAGGGTACGTACTGTTGAGCTCCTGGAGCCAGCGGCCGACGTTGTCGAAGGTGGAGCGGCGGGAGATGTCGTAGACGAGGAGCGCGCCAAAGGCGCCGCGGTAGTAGGCGGAGGTGACGGCGCGGAAGCGCTCCTGGCCGGCGGTGTCCCAGATCTGGGCCTTGACCTCCTTGCCGTCGATGTCCATGCTCTGCGTCTGGAACTCCACCCCGATGGTGGCCTTGGAGTGGAGGTTGAACTCGTTGCGCGCGTACCGGGACAGCAGGTTGCTCTTCCCCACCGCGCTGTCCCCGACGATCACCACCTTGAACAGGTACTCCTCCGCCTCCCCGTCTGACTCGTCCCCCATCGCCCCTCGCTCCGGTGGCTAGAAGCtagctaccgccgccgccgcctggcccGTGGCCGTGTCGTCGTCGTCACGGACGGTGGAGCGAGCAGGCGGGCGGATACGGCAATGCGCGAGATTTGTAGCGGGTTTGGGGCGCTCGCGCGGTGGGTTTTGACCGAACACGAACACTCAGGTGTGACGGGGTTGGGTCGGCGCGGCACGGGGCCGCGGCGCCTCCACTCGCGCCGCGCTGGGGGTGGTGAGAGGTGAGAGACCGAGACCGGGACGAGACGAGTGGGGCGCACGGCGGTGGAGCCGTGGGTGGACGCAGCGACCACGTCACGCGCGGCTCGTGGTGGGTTCCGCCTTTGACGGGTGGGCTGCGGTGGTCGGCACGCGCTCCGCGGGGCCGGCCTGTCGGTCGAGTTGTGGAGGAGTGCCTGTCAGGCTGTCACGGCGCCGCACCCCGGGGCCCGGTTCGTGAGTTGGCGCCTCGTTGTTCGATGGGGGAGTCTGTGGCGGCGAGCGGGACCAGCCAGGCGGTGACGGGCCGGCGGCGAGCGGCTGGGCTGGAATCGCGGCCGCGGGCCGTATCCGCCGTTTTCAGCGAGGCTGGCACCATGGGAGCTCTCCGTCCGTCTCTCGCCGTCGGCTGGCACCATGGCTGGGCTGCGGTGGTCACCCTCAGACTTGTGCGGTAGTATCTCCTTACATCTCCTTATCTCTCGCAACTAAAAAAAAAGACACCGTTTTAGTACGACAAAAACTTCGTTTCGCCTTTCCGTTCTCCCCCGTGCGATCGTCTCCTCTCTTTGCAGATACAACTGGTCATGGCTGGCAGGTGGGACCTTCTGCAATCGACGTCCTCCCCGCATGCGATGTCAGTAGGAAACTCACGGAAGTCACGCAATCGACGTCCTCCACGCAAAGGAAAGCCCGACGAAGATCCCACGTCCTCGCATAGCCGTCGCATATACCTCGCACCCGACGTCGTACGCCACCCACCATCGgcgcctgtggcagaaccgcctgaaataacatgCTTACGGAGGTGCCcgtctttcaccagacactaagcaccctgaaaagcaagctacagcgggcggtatccgtcgggcacaccccaagggagaacccgaaagatccatatttttatcaaataatgAGAACgaattacaatacttgtccatttcatacgtcagaagttcttaaaaattaccTTATTACATTAccagttacaatacttgtccatttcatacgtcagaagttcttaaaaattaccttattacattaccaaatatcAGAGCGCAGAATAATAAACAgtaaaatttaaaataaacatctaacgataaggaACGAGGATCCGTATGtacccaccaaaagaatcctccacacaatgatatttctcatgcattacctgcaacaggggtaaataaatcatgagtacacaatatactcgcaagacttatccgactagtgggaataattttccgactccaaggagtatgataagctttatggtttgctaggttttctttttgtagaaagcaatactaatagtgagtccttatttatgttattattaacaGCCGTATTAATTCGTTATCTAGCcagtctatgtaagcacatgttctatttttaagcaagagttgagcaatcagttccatttcatcaccttttatctttcagttcttactacgatgctaaaccgtagataaGCCGTACCGGAACGTCGGCatttcgcgaatcaatgcccctagctaggtaccccgaaaacacacgccccgcttgtaccctaggcacaagcaggactaacccatccccgtccaaacttggactccaagcccccaatcctgagtcccggactcagtgcggtgcaaggacctccaccatccccgtctccaatcagtcagtctgaAAAGAGACGGatctacgacaagagagcaatgagtcttccctatgcccatacctatgtatgtgctcgggataaaaagtctgtgacttgcctaaagccttatgcaacgaccgatccttaattgacacagacagagaaaaagtgtaaccaagctatgccctattggccgcaggacacagccTCTTATACCCACCAGtactcaaaccatatccctgcccggtcaccaccttttctttccaccattttatcatgagtattcataattatcacctattgcgagtaacggcaggttactcgcgCTACCGAAattctgagcatagcagctacttgacctgtactagtaggactcataggtagatatatttttgcatgtagtttccataaaatacctataCGTAAATACACATCaaatatatatccagtgatcattaaaagtaggggttatgcaccggggtttgTCTTGAGCAGGCGGCGGgttagcaaagtcagcaccaaaaggctccggggctccctcctacacgaggatcttcttctcgtactcctcaatgacttcctcgTACTCATGCTCGTCCAcgagcacgaactctaccaactagtgatctacatgcatgaaataatgatgtaATACTTAGTAATATgtcaacagcaactcttaaaataaaaatacatctatctagctactaagctagtgctaccgaccaaggtactaagttacctactgttaccaataacaagtatgaagcatgacatacattatcatagcaactacaggtattcttactcctaatgctgatttactctatgtatgataaaacaaggataatagctactatattcatcaacctactctagggctacaaaatttacagaaGTACATAACAATCTAGTGAGCCTATTGTAAAATTTTCATATGTATAACTATCatcaatttaccataaaaattcctacaaatattaatctacataatactaagccctCTAGTTtagatttatgaacctatcactaTCACAACtatctataaactaactacactaacagatagatggcatttttgtgaacctaacaaacttagtttcactatttttagacatctacagaatttactataatttctcAAAGTTCAGCTAAAAACTATATTGAATAACATTTGTAATTCACTGGAAAATTGAAAAACTGATTTCCTAGTGCGGCCCGCGAGCGACGGCTTGGCCCACCTCGATGTCCCACCCGCGCGCATGCGCAGCACCCGgcacggtgaaaggtcctaatatagctatatggctagaggggggggtgaatatcctatttaaaatctacaaatcgattagagcaatttgattagtataacaaatagcaaaatacaaacttgctctagctctacaagggttgcaagccacatatccaataattctagttgttatgatcactaggcacacaatccactagatcactactcactaagagctcacacaattgctacactaaagagctccactagataaacttaatccacaaagcaagctctcaattctagccacactaaagagcttgatatagctagtttatgggaatgtaaatgagtaagtgaggtgattataccgtcacgtagagaagtgaaccaatcacaagataaatactttatcaatcaccgggagaataccaaagggcaagagacaaccaattttctcccgaggttcacgtgcttgccaacacggtACGTCccccgttgtatcgaccaacacttggtggttcggcggctaagaggtgttgcacgaacctcgttcacataattggacaccgtaagaaccgacccacaagtgaggtaactcaatgacacaagcaatccactagagttacctttcggcactccaccggggaaggtacaaatcctctcacaatcatcggagatggccacgaacaatcaccaactcatgtcaaACCTCTTCCGcagctccaagccgtctaggtggtggcaatcaccaagagaaacaaatgaatcccgcagcgaaacacaaataccaagtgcctctaaatgcaatcactcaagcaatacacttggattctctcccaatctcacaatgatgatggatcaatgatggagatcagTGGGAGAGCTTTTgccaagctcacaaggttgctatgtcaatgcaaatggccaagagagtgagcttgagctgaccatagggcttaaatagaagccaccacgaaatagagccgttatacccattcactgggcacaacatagggtgaccggacgctctggtcatgcgattcgtgccacgtgtcccctctcttcaaatgttgatcactcgatctcaacggttaagatatgaccggacgtagcagctcaaagtgaccggacgctgaaccccagcgtccggccatttccagtaagcatccagagacaactttttacgaccagacacgtccggtcatgctcgaccagacacacccagcgtccggtcacacggcaACTCTCCTGtgcactgccacgtcagcaggaccggacgtaaccttccagcatccggtcactaagtgacccagcattcggtcagagaccgacgccagcgtcttcatgctTTACCTGACCAAACGCGTCGGTCCAACCGagattagcgtccggtcacttacagtgacctctatcttttctgtctagggcgccggtgaagttcctaacccttgctcaaatgtgccaaccaccaagtgtatcaccttgtgcacatgtgttagcatattttcacaaatattttcaagggtgttagcactccactagatcctaaatgcatatgcaatgagttagagcatctagtggcactttgataactgtatttcgatacgagtttcacccctcttaatagtacggctatcgatcctaaatatgatcacactcgctaagggTGTTAGCACCGGGCGGCTACGTCGGCGAGCCTAGCCCTTCCCCGCCCTAACTACAGGGCCGACACTTACCTAGGAGTGAACGCGAAGCGCTGTGCGAAGGAAGCGTGAGCCAGGACAATGCAGCAAGGTTGGACCACGGTGGCGGAGACCCTACAGCCACGGTGGTGGAGTTCCGGTGAGTGACAGCAAAGCCAGAGCAAACCGGGTAGCTAGTGTGCTCAAGGAACTAACCATGGAACCAATCGAGGCGGTGGTTCGACCGGAGACGGCCCGAGCTGAGCTGGCCGCATGCGCATGGATGGTGCGGCGACGCACGGCGATGGCACGATGGCGTTAGGGAAGGCTAGGCGGTGGTAGAGCTTCGACCAAGGTGCGCATGGTGATTAGTAGATGGAGGCAAAGCCAGCGGTGCAAGGAATTGCTACGAGCTGCTCTAGATAAGTGGCTTGCCGGCGGCGCATGCAACCCGGTCTTATCGACCCGGTGGACGGCAGCTCCAAATCAGGGCACGGTGCGGCGAGACTTGCTGCAAGGTGGGGTCGGGTGGGTGACTGGCTACACAGCGGAGCCGAGGACGTGGTTAATTTGATTGCAGTGCCTCCACCTCGGTGAATTGAAGGGAGAGGTtccgtcggccatggcgacagcGGAGACAGGGGAGGGCAGGTGAGGCTTGTCTCGTTGCTGCCGTGGCGTGACACGGCCGTCCACACTGTGCTCAATCACGCACGGCCTACAGGGTTGTGGGGAATAGCGAAGCGTGCTCCAGACGGCTGGCCGCACTGCCTAACACGCAAGCCAACGGCTGCTCGTTCCTTTGGTCACAGTGGACGGCGCCGGCCAGGGAGAGCTTCCGCGTAGCATCGCATCAAGCTCAGACGCAATGGTAGAGGCAGGCGGGCAAGCTCACGCGTGTAGCTGTGAAGGTCAGTCGCTGCAGTAGCcgtgcggcagcggcagcggcgatcGGAGCGCAACATGACCGGACCGCAGCGCGACGCGATGATGGCGGAGGGCTGGGCCTGCCAGGCGCGATGTGCGCGTGCGGCGTGTGTGTGGTGTGCTAGGCGCAGCAACGACGGCACAGCCTGCAGCGTGGGGCCATGCGCGCGGGCGCAGGCGCGGCTGTGGCGACGTGACCGGCACGACAGCGCACgttggtgaagggtcgagatggcgactagagggggggtgaatagtcctttttaaaacttaatcacgttggctaaccgaaacaagtgcggaattaaaactatcggtctagccaagactacacccctctatctatgttcactagcaccttgcaaagatactaatcaagcaacaaaggtgccgggctagctatagctctcctaaccaattctagaagcaaggtcacacaaacctatgccactagtactttaagctacaggggagctcctacacatgctagtaagcaaaagcacaaagccaactaagctcactagcaatgctcaataacaaggcaaccaatgccaaattagagagcgcaattacttagctacataaactaagtaatgtgactaacaaggttacataaaccaaattagccacgcaagggagctacttctatgctacacaagcatgaaggtaactagcaagctacacaagctaactaattacaaaagcaacaacacaagcttaatgtatatgaaagtaaacacaagcttgtgtaacggagatacaaaccaacgggaagaacaaggttgacacgatgatttttctcccgaggttcacgtgtttgccaacacgctagtccccgttgtgtcgaccgctcacttggtggttcggcggctaattggcatcacccgccaagcccgcacgtcgggcgtcgCAAGAAcataccccggaagtgagggta encodes:
- the LOC136472879 gene encoding ras-related protein RABA5c-like, whose amino-acid sequence is MGDESDGEAEEYLFKVVIVGDSAVGKSNLLSRYARNEFNLHSKATIGVEFQTQSMDIDGKEVKAQIWDTAGQERFRAVTSAYYRGAFGALLVYDISRRSTFDNVGRWLQELNTHSDTTVAKMLVGNKCDLDNIREVPVEEGKALAEAEGLFFMETSALDATNVKTAFEIVIKEIYSNVSRKILNSDSYKAELSLNRVSINGDSKDDQKQTSRFGCC